The genomic region CGGCATGGCGGCCCAACTGGTCGACCCGGACCCGAGCCGCCTGGGGCGTCAACGGCAGAGGCGATGGTGAAGCGCGCGGCGGACAGGCCCTACGGGGAGGAGGTCGCCGATCTCGGCGCCGTCCTCGGACAGCCGCATCCCGGAGGCGGCTCCCGCGGGGCGGCGGGTGCCGCCGTCAGGGTGTGGTTGTAACCCGTGTGAACGCTCTGGATGGTGAGACGGCCCGGCATGACTGACGGTGGTTCACGTCAAGGCCGGTCTCGTGAGCTGGCGAGGCGTCAGCGCCCGGCCCGCGACGGAAGGACTCACCGATGCGCTCTGCCCGCATGCTGCTCGCGACGGCCACGGCCACGGCCGCCCTCGCGATCGCCGCACCCGCCGCCTACGCCGAGGCGATGGGTGACTGGGACCACGACAACACTTCCTACAGCAAGGAGCACGACAAGGACGGCAAACACCACGCGCCGCGCGGCGGGGTACACACGGGTGGCGGAGCCCTGGCCGCGGTGACCTCGGACGACTGGGACAACGCCAAGCACGACGAGCACGGCAAGGACGACGAGCACGGCAAGCACGGCAAGCACGACGAGCACGGCAAGCACGACGAGCACGGCAAGCACGACGAGCACGGCAAGGGCGACGAGCACGGCAAGCCGCATGGCGCGGTGCACACGGGTGGCGGAGCGCTCGCCGCGGTGACCTCGGACGACGACTGGGACAACGCCAAGCACGACCGGGACACCTACAAGGACGACGAGCACGGCGACGACCCCTGGGGCGACAAGCAGGACGAGGAACCCTGGGGCGACGAGCACGACGGCCAGGGCAAGCACGACGAGCACGACGAGGGCTCCTGGCAGGGCGACAAGCACGACAAGCCGCGCGGCGGCATGCACACCGGTGGCGGCGCACTGGCCGCCGCGCCGGGTGTCACGGCCGGCGGTCTCGCGGTGCTGGCGGTGGCCGGCACCGGCCTGTACGCCCTGCGGCGCCAGAAGGCCTCCCGGGGCGTGGCATGACGGAGGCCTGACCTCATGCCGCCGTGGCCGCCGCACGTGCTCCTCGCGTCGCGGCGGCCCGGCTCGTCCTCCCGCATGTCCTGTCCGCTGCCGTTTCCGTTCCGCTGCCGTGCCCGAATGAGGTGGTCTCCGATGGCAGCCAGCCCCGTCCCCCCTGCCGAGCCCGGCCCCACGCCGTCGAGGCGGCGGCTCCGTACCGTCGTGACGGTCCTGTGGAGTGTCGCCGCCCTGGTCCTGACCGTGAGCATGGTCGCCGGCCGTGGCGAGTCGGCGTCCGACGCCGGCGGCCCGCCGCACGCCCCACCGGCCGTCTCGTCGGCCTCATCCGCCGCCTCCGCCGTGCCCGACGCGCCGCCCTCGTCCGCGGCGCCGCACCGGCCCGCCGCGTCCGGGGCCGGCCGCCATCTGCCGCGGTCCCGGCCGGTCCGCCTGTACATCCCCAAGATCTCGGTGAACGCGCCCTTCACCGACCTCGTCATCGGCCGCACGGGTCAGCTCGAACCACCACCGGCCCACGACACCAACCTCGTCGGCTGGTACGCCAAGGGCGTCTCGCCCGGCGAGGCCGGAACCGCGATCATCGCCGGGCACGTGGACACCGCTACGTCACCGGCCGTGTTCGCGGGGCTCAGCGAGCTGAAGAAGGGCGACCGGTTCCACGTGGCGCGAGCCGACGGCAGCAGGGCGACCTTCGTGGTGGACGACGCGGAGTCCTTCGACAAGGACGACTTCCCCAGCGAGCGCGTGTACGGCGACACCCCCGACGCCCAGGTCCGGCTCATCACGTGCTCGGGTCCCTACGACCGCCAGGCCCGGGACTACACCGAGAACCTGGTCGTGTTCGCCCACCTCGTCTGATGTCGGGCCCCGGCCTGACTTGGTGTTTTAAAGTGACTGCCACCAGTTCAGGCGACTGTGGGACCTGTGAGGTATTCGCGAACCATGACGACTGAAACGTTTGAGTTCCAGGTAGAGGCACGTCAGCTGCTCCAGCTGATGATCCACTCGGTCTACTCGAACAAGGATGTCTTCCTGCGGGAGCTCGTCTCCAACGCCTCCGACGCGCTGGACAAGCTGCGCCTGGAGAAGCTGCGGGACGACTCGCTCGACGCCGACGTGTCCGACCTGCACATCGAGATCGACGTCGACAAGGAGGCCCGTACCCTCACCGTGCGGGACAACGGCATCGGGATGTCGTACGACGAGGTCGGACAGCTCATCGGCACCATCGCCAACTCGGGCACGGCCGGCTTCCTGAAGGAGCTGCGGGAGGCCCAGGACGCGGCGAATGCCGAGGGGCTCATCGGCCAGTTCGGCGTCGGTTTCTACTCCGCCTTCATGGTGGCGGACGAGGTGACGCTGGTGACCCGGCGCGCCGGCGAGAGCCAGGGGACCCGCTGGACCTCGCGCGGCGAGTCCACGTACACGCTGGAGAAGGTCGACGACGCGCCGCAAGGCACCTCCGTCACGCTCCACCTCAAGCCCGCCGACCCGGAGAACCAGCTCCACGACTACACCTCGCCGTGGACGATCAGGGAGATCGTCAAGCGGTACTCGGACTTCATCACCTGGCCGGTCCGGATGGTCCCGGAGAAGGGCGACGGCGAGGACGCGCCCGAGCCCGAGACGCTGAACTCGATGAAGGCCCTGTGGGCGCGGTCGCGCGACGAGGTGTCCGACGACGAGTACCACGAGCTGTACAAGCACATCAGCCACGACTGGCGCGAGCCGCTGGAGACGATCCGGCTCCAGGCCGAGGGCACCTTCGAGTACCAGGCCCTGCTCTTCGTGCCCTCGCACGCTCCGCACGACCTGTTCACGCGGGACTTCAGGCGCGGCGTCCAGCTCTATGTGAAGCGCGTCTTCATCATGGACGACTGTGAGGCGCTGCTGCCGCCCTACCTCCGTTTCGTGAAGGGCGTCGTCGACGCGCAGGACCTCTCGCTCAACGTCTCCCGCGAGATCCTGCAGCAGGACCGGCACATCCGGATGATGCAGCGCCGGCTGACGAAGAAGGTCCTCTCCACGGTCAAGGAGATCAGGACCAAGGACGCCGACCGCTACGCCACGTTCTGGCGGGAGTTCGGCACCGTCCTGAAGGAGGGCCTGGTCACCGACTCCGAGAACCGGGACGCCATCCTCGCCGTCGCGTCGTTCGCCACCACGCACGCCGAGGACGAGCCGACCACCCTCGCGCAGTACGTGGAGCGGATGAAGGACGGCCAGGAGGACATCTACTACATCACCGGCGAGTCCCGGCAGAGCATCGAGAACTCCCCGCACATGGAGGCGTTCCGGGACAAGGGCATCGAGGTCCTGCTGCTCACCGACGCGGTCGACGAGGTGTGGGTCGACGCCGTCGGCGAGTACGAGGGCAAGAAGCTGCGCTCCGTCACCAAGGGCGAGATCGACCTCGACGGCGAGAAGGACGAGAAGGCCGACGGGGAGCGGGAGAAGCAGGCCGAGGAGTACGCCGGGCTGCTCGGCTGGATGCGGGAGCAGCTCGACGAGGACATCAAGGAGGTGCGCCTGTCGGCGCGGCTCACCGTCTCACCGGCCTGCGTCGTCTCGGACGCGCACGACCTGACCCCGGCCCTGGAGAACATGTACCGGGCGATGGGCCAGGAGGTGCCGCGCACCAAGCGGATCCTCGAGCTCAACCCCGACCACCTGCTGGTGAAGAACCTGAACCAGGCGTACAAGGAGCGCGAGGACCGTTCGGGCCTCGTCGAGTCCGCCGAGCTGCTCCACACGCTTGCGGTGCTCGCCGAGGGCGGGCAGCCCAAGGACCCCGCGCGCTTCGTCAAGCTCGTGGCCGACCGCCTGGAGCGCACCCTGTAGGCAGGGCGCGCATCACCGGGGGTCCGGGGCGTCCGCCGCCCGCGCGCCGGGCGGGGTCGGGCCGGCGCCCGGCGGGACGATCTCGCCCTGGACCACCCGCGGCGCGGCGCCCGCCCCGGCCTCCTCGTCCTTGGCGGCGCGTGCCTCGGCCTTGAGGATGCGGGCGGACTGGCCCGCCGACCGGGCCAGTTCGGGCAGCTTCCTGGCCCCGATCACGGCTATGACGACGATGAGGATGATCGCGAGCTCGCTCAGTCCGAACATGGTGTCCTGTCCTTTCTCGCCCGGGCCGGGCACGGCGCGAGCGTATCGGGCCGGGAGCCCGGTGTGATCCCCGCCTCGGTGTGTGCGACCGCCGGGTGCCGGAGCAGATGGGGCAGCATGCCGTGGTCGAGCAGGGCCTGCCGCCAGGCGAGCCGGGCGTGTTCCACGCGGTCGGTCCGCCGGCCCAGGGCCGAGAGCAGGACCGCGCCCAGGGAGAGGAGGCCGGTCACGGCCGCGACGAGCGCCAGCGTCCAGCCGGCCGCGACGAGCGAGCCGGGCAACGGGCCCGGCGCGTCGGCGACGTGGAGCAGGCAGCCGAGCAGCAGCAGAGCCCCGGCGGAAGCCCCCGCCACGAGTGGCGTGAGCACCGCGAGGGCGGGCAGCAGACTGCTGGTGGCCAGCGGGCGCCGCGCGTCCTGCCGGGCGGCGGTCCGTACGGCGAGGTAGGCGCGGTACGGCTCGCCGGCCGCCGCCGTGATGTCGTCGGCGTGCGCGAGCGCGTGGGCGCGCAGGTGCGCCGCCGTCCGGCCGGTCGGGTCGGCGCGCACGGCGCCATGGATGTCCGCGGTGCTCAGCGCCTGATCCAGTACGGCTTCGAAGTCCGCGCGGTCCTCGGGGTGGAGGCGGGGCGGATCGGCCACGAGGTCTCCTTGTCGGTTGCTGTGTCGGACGTCGGTACCGAACACAGCAAAATCTACAGCACTGTAGAAGTGGAGGTGGCGCGGACCCGCGGATCTGTGCGATCCCCGCACGAGCACGGCCGGGCGGCGAGAGGAGAGGCGGGCCGACGGAGGCGTCGGCAAGGCCGCGATTCCGGCGCTGTGCGCGGTGCCGTACTGCCGAACGGCGTCTGCGTGGTCGTGCTCAGCCGCGCTGTCCGCCTTCGGTGAGACGGAAGTCGCCTCCGGCGCCGAAGCGGCCGGAGGCGACGAAGTCCTCGTACCGTCGGTTGCGGAGGAGAGCCGCTCGCTCCTCCGCAACCGCTCCCGTCAGCGTGCGCTTCAGCCCACGACCCGGCCCAGCTCGATCCGGTCGATGTTCGGCGCCCAGGCGCTCGCGTTGCCGAACGTCACCTTGTTCGTACCCTTCGCCAGATCGACGGGGACGCCGACGGTCCAGTAGTCGTCCCAGCTCCAGGTGTTCTTGAAGGTGACCCGCACCGGGTCCGCGGACCCGACCGTGATGTCCGCCGTACGGGACATGATGTCCGTGTTGTAGGCGTGGCCGTTGTCCCGGCGGTCGTTGTGCGCGTAGTGGACGACCAGCAGATAGCGGCCGGACCGGGGCACCTCCACAGGGAACTCGGCGGTGCTGGAGGGGCTGTTGCCGAGCCAGCCGATGTACGAGCCGGCGGACGCGTGCGGGGAGTCGACGAGCTTGGCCCCGCCGGCCAGCGTGGCCGAGGCGCCCTCGTAGGAGAGGGTGCCGGCGGTCGAGCCGTCGCCGGAGACGTCGAGGGAGCGGACGGCGGAGTGGCCCGACGTCATCGCGATCCGGTTGTTGCCCGCGACCAGGTAGAGCCGCAGCGGGCGGCCGGGCGCGGCCGTGACCGTCTCCCCGTGCAGCGAGAGCTTCACGGCCGCCGAGGCCCGCGGCACCACCGTGTAGTAGCCGTCGCGCGGGGCGTAGACGTCGAACACCGCCTTGTCACCGGAGCGCAGGACCAGGGAGCCCGTGCCCACACCGGCCGACGAGGTGTAGTCGTACGACGGCTTGCCGCTGATGTCCGCCAGCGTGGCCTCGTAGGAGGCGGCGGGCGCGCCCGTCCGGCTGGTGAGGTCGATCCGGTCCAGGGTGACCTCGGCGTCGCCCTTGGACAGGGTCAGCTGGTGCGTGCCCGCCTTCAGCTGGACACGGACGTCCTTCTTGGCGCGGTACGTCCAGTTCTCCGTCGAGGGGTAGGTGACCGTCACCGGGTCGCCGCCGTCGACCGACAGCTTCTGCGTGGCGGGGCCGCCGGACTGGTTGCCGTAGAGGATCGCCAGGTCGTACGTGCCGTCCTTCGGTACCGTCACGGAGAAGGCGACCTTGCTGCCGGGCTGGTTGAGCGAGCCGACGTCCTTGGTGCCGGAGGCCGCGTAGCCGTTGGCGTTCTGGACCGTGCCCTGCGTGTAGACCTTGCCGTCGGTGATGGCCGCGTCCTCGGCCTCGTACGACGCCGACCAGGGGACGGAGGCGGCGGACGGGGTGCCCGAGCCGCCGGGGGTGAGCACGACCCGGTACGCCGACATCTTGTGCAGACCGCGCAGCGGGACGGTCACCGAACCGTCGTCCGCGACCTTCACCTTGGTGCGCGCCAGGACCTGCGGCGCCGCGTGCTGCCCCTCGTATCCGGACCAGGCGGCCTCGGCCACCGTCGCGGTGACCGTACGGCCGAACACCGACCGGGGGACGCCTCGCACGACCACGTCCGAGTCACCCGCGGAGCCGCCCAGCAGGACCTGCGCCTGGCGGCGGGAGGTGTCGAGGGAGGCGAGCCCCTGGAGGGTGTCGATGGTGTTGGGCTGCGGCGGCGTCACCTTCACGGTGTCGCCGGTCATGCCCGCGTACCAGCGGAACAGCCACCAGCCGCCGTTGGGGATGTTCGACCGCACGACCTGGCCGCTGAGGTTGCCGGCGGCGTCCCAGTAGGCCATGTTCGCGTACACCTTGTTGCGCTCGAACATCGAGATCCACTGCACGAGCTGCCCGGGCACGGACAGGTCGCGGCGGTTGGCGTACTCGTCGATGTTGATCTTCAGCGGGGCGATGCCCGCCTCGCGCTCCAGCTCGCGGTAATCGTCGTAGTGCGCCTGGAAGTCGCGCAGCGAGCCGGAGCCCAGCTCGTGCCAGGTCATCACCTGGGGCAGCACGTTCTCCCGCTTGGCGAAGGCGAGGAAGTCCTTCAACAGGCGGGTGTGGTAGGCGGCTTCGTTGGGGCCGGCGATCCGTGCGTCCGGGTCGATCGCGCGGATGCGGTGGTACACCGTCTTCCAGTCCTTGAAGAACCGGTCACGGTTCTTCTCGTACTGGGCCTGGTCGGCGACGTCGAGCTTGTACCAGATCTGGTCGGGCTCGTTGAACGGGATGTAGACGAAGCGGTCGCTGTTCGGGTCGGCCGAGACCTCCTTGGCGATCTTGTCGACCTTGGGGAGGTAGTCGTCGATGCCGAGGTCCTCGTACGGCCACTTGGCGTAGATGTCCTGCATCATCACGTTGATCTCGCCGCCGCCGTTGCGGAAGAACGACTTCGAGACGGTGAGCGCGTCGCCGTTGGGGTGCTGGGCGCCGCCCTCCGGCTTCTGCGAGATGCTGGTGATCTTCAGCGGCTCCATCGCGGCGTCGCTGGGCACGCCGTCGTCACTGAGGCCGTACAGCGAGCCGTTGGCGCCGAGCATCACCGGGCCCTCGGAGGCGTTGAGGTCGACGGTGAGGCGCTGTGGGTCGGCTGCCGCTGCCGCGTTGCCGGCTGCGGGGAGAGTGGCTGCCATGGCGGCTGCTCCAAGTAGTGCTGCAGTCAAGGCGGTTCCGGTACGAGATCTCGTACGGGCTCTCGCGCGGGCGGGGGTGATCACGCTGCTGGACCTCCAGTCACTTCACGGCTCCACTGGTGATTCCGGACACGATCTTTCGCTGGCCGACGAGGAACACGGCGACCATGGGCAGGCTCATCACCACGACGTACGCGAAGACGAGATGCCAGTTGTTGAGGTAGAGCTGGGCGCTGGCGACCTGGTAGAGGTTGAGCGGCAGGGTCGCCCGCTCTCCGCCGCCGAGGACGAAGAACGCGTAGAAGATGTCGCTCCAGGCGTAGAGCATCACCATGATCGTCGCGGTGGCGATCACCGGCCGGAGCAGCGGCAGGACGATCCGCCAGAAGATGCGGGACGGGCTCGCCCCGTCCATCCGGGCCGCCTCCTCCAGCTCCATGGGGATGGCGCGGATGAAGCCGGTCATGAAGAAGATCGACGTCGACAGGTACATCCCGGTGTAGACGGCGATCATGCCGGGGCGGGTGTTCGACAGCCCCAGTTGCCGCAGCTCCATCACGATGGTGATGACGGCGGGCGGCAGCAGCAGTCCGCTGATGCACAGCGCGTACGCCGCCGAGACCAGCTTCGACGTGCGGCGGGCGAAGACCCACGCGGCGCCCGCGCCCAGGATCAGCACCAGCACCACCGAAGGCACCACGACCAGCAGCGAGTTGAGGAAGCCGCGCAGCATCTCGCCCTGGCCGACGGCGTCCGCGTAGTTGCTCGCGGGCTGCCAGTGCCGGGGCAGATCCAGGTTCGGCCTGATCGCCTCCGCCTGTGGCTTGGCCGAGGTGACGGCGACCAGCCACAGCGGCACGCCCACGGCCAGCGCGGCGAGCAGGACGACGAGGGAGGGGCGGCCGTACCGCCAGACCGCGGTCACAGCATCTGCTCCCTTCGCCGGAGCCCCACGACCAGCGGGATCGCCACGGCGACGACCACCAGGAACAGGACGAGGCTCATGGCGGAGGCCTGCGCGTACAGGCCCTGCCCGAAGATCCGGAACATGTAGATGTTGAAGACCTCCGTGGAGGCCGCGGGGCCGCCGCCGGTCGTGGCCTGCACGATGTCGAAGGTGTTCATCGAACCGATCAGCGCGGTCGTGACGTTGAAGGTGACGGCCGGCGCGAGCATCGGCCAGCGCACGGACCAGAAGGTCCGCCAGGGCCCCGCGCCGTCGCACTTCGCGGCCTCCAGCATCTCGCCGGGGATGCCCTTGAGCCCGGCCAGATAGATCAGCATCGCCAGGCCCATCCACTTCCACCCGTGGATGAGCGTGACGATCACCAGCGTCCAGGTCGTCGAGCCCAGCCACGGGACGTCCGCGCCCAGGACGGAGTTGACCGCCCCGTCCTGGTCGAGCAGCGCCTGGAAGACGTATCCGGTCGCGAGCGCCGAGATCAGCACCGGCAGGAAGAAGACGGCACGGAAGAACCGGTTGAAGCGGCTGTCGTCCTCCAGCAGCAGTGCCAGCACGAGCCCGAAGCCGTTCTGGAACAACGCCGCCAGCAGCGCGTACACCAGGGTCGTACGGATCGCCCGCAGCAGCGAGCCGTCCTCGGCGATGGTGCGGAAGTTGTCCAGGCCCGTGAAGGCGATGTCCGCGTGGTACGAGGACCAGTTGGTGAACGGGTAGTAGAAGTTCAGCAGGCTGGGCACCAGGAAGAAGCCCGCGAAGACCGCGATGGCGGGGAGCGCGAACCACCAGGGGTGGTGCACGGCGGCGCGCGGGAGCCGTCCCACTCCCTTCTGCGCGCCGTGTGCGGCCGGCTGCTTGCGCGTACGTACGACCGTGTCCGCCATGGTCAGAACCCGGGAGCGCCCTGGGCCTTGGCCACCTGCGCGAACTGGTCCTGGATCGCCTGCGCGACCTGCTGCGGGCTCTTCTTGCCGAAGATCATGTCGGCCAGGTAGAGGTGGGTGTCGGGGGCGACGATCGCCTTGGCCTGGAAGACGCCGATGGCCTTGGGCAGGGCCGCCACCTGGGCCTTGGACGTCTCGGGCAGTCCGCCGGGGGTGGGCACGGACGGCTGCACGGACGGGATCTTCATCGTCTTGATGTAGTCCGGGTAGTCCGGTCCGAGCCAGAAGGCGAGGAACTGCCGGGCCGCGTTCTGCCGCTTCTCGTCACCGGTCTTGAAGGCGACGACACCGTTGGTCTGGTCGGGGGAGTACAGGCCGGTGGCCGAGGAGTTGGCGACCGGGAACCAGCCGATCTTCTTGTCGATCTCGGCGGTGGAGTACTTGGCCTGCAACTGGCTCTGGAAGGACGTGACGTTGAGGACCATGCCGACGTCGCCCTTCCACAGCGCGTCGGCCTGCCCGGTGAAGGTACCCGTCCGGTAGTTCTTCTGGGCGAGCCCGGCGTCGAGCAGCTTCTCCTTGTACTTCTTGATCGCGCCGACGACGACCGGGTCGGTCCACTTCTTCTTGTTCCGGTTCAGGTCCGCCCACCACTGCCGGTCGAGGTCGGTGAGCTGGACCTGCATCTGCCACTGGAGCGGCCACTTGTCGCCGCCGGCCTCGTAGAAGGCGGCCGCGTCGGTCTTGTCGACGACCTTGTGGCCGAGGGCGAGCAACTCGTCGTAGGACGTGGGGAAGTCCTTCTCGGTCAGTCCGGCCCGCTCGAAGACGTCCTTGTTGTAGTAGACGCCCAGCATGGCGGGGCTGGTGACGATCGCCGCGTACCGCTTGCCGTCGATGACGCCGAGGGACCTCTCGGTGTCGCCGAGCTTGGAGACCCACGGTTCGCCGTCGAGGGTGAGGAGGTTCTGCTTCGGCTGGACGAACGGCAGCGTGGAGATGGACGGCTGCCAGAACATCAGGTCGGGGCGGTCGCCGGAGGCGAGCTTCGTAGGCACGTTCTGCTCGTAGAGGTCCGGGATCGCCTGGGTGTCGACCTGGGCGCCGGTGGCCTTCTCGAAGGCATCGATGACCTGCTTCGGCGCGTTCACCGTGTTCTGCGCGGTCCACATGGTCAGCTTCACACCGTCCAGCCGGGCGGTCGGGTTCACCGCCGTCTGCTCGGCGTCCGAACCGTCCGAACCGGAGCCCCCGGCGGTGGGGTCGCTGCACGCGGTGGCGGCCAGGCCGACGGCGCATATCAGCGCCAGGGCGGGGAGAGCTCTTCTCTTCATCTCGTGCCTTTCGGAGCAGGCGGTGCGGTTCGGAAAGCGGGACTCACAACTTCCGGGGTCGTTCGGGCGGTTCAGGCGTCGGTGGTTCAGGCGTCGGCGGGCGGTGGCCCCGAGCTCTCCCGCACCACCAGTTCCGGCACGGACACGGGGTGCGGGGCGACCGGCGCCGACTCCTCCAGCACGCCGTGCAGCAGGGCGAACGCGGACCGCCCGAGGCCGGTGAAGTCCAGGCGTACGGTCGTCAGGGACGGGGTGAGGAAGGCGGAGTGCGGGGCGTCGTCGAAACCGGCCACGCTGATCTCGCCCGGCACCGAGCGGCCGGCCTCGTGCAGGGCGCGCAGCACGCCGAGCGCGAGGTCGTCGTTGCCGCACAGGATGGCGGTGACGGACGGGTCCTTCGCCAGCTTCAGCCCGGCCGCGTGACCGCCCGCCGGCCCCCAACTGCTCTGCACGGGGCGGGGTTCCGGGGCGCCGGCCTCCTTCAGCGCCTGCCGCCAGCCGCCGGTGCGGGCGCTGGTGCGGCGGGTGCTGGACGGGATGGCCACGTAGTGCACGGTCTCGTGGCCGAGGGAGAGCAGATGGCGGGTCGCCTGGTAAGCGGCCTCGCGGTCGTCCGCCCACACCCACGGGCGGTCGCCGCCGGGCGGGGTCGCCGGGGTCTCGACCACGCCCACCACCGGCAGCCCGGCGGGCACCGCCCCCAGCGCCCGGACACCCGCCGGATCGTAGGCGATCACGACGATCCCGCCGCCCGCGTCCGCCGCGCGCTGCACCTCGGCGGCGACGGCCGCGTCCTCGGCGGATTCCAGGACCCCGATCCCGACGGCGTACGACGCCGCGCGGGCGGCCTCCTCGATGCCCTGGAGGATCGAGGCGTAGCCGTAGTGGGTGGTGTTCGCGGTGAGCACGGTCACGGCCCGGCTGCGCCCGCTGGCCAGGGCGAGGGCGGTCGCGTTGCGGCGGAAGCCCAGCTCGTCGATGGCGGCGAGCACCCGCTCCCGGGTGGACGGCCGGACGCTGGGATGGCCGTTGATCACCCGGGAGACCGTCTGGTACGAGACCCCCGCGGCGGTGGCGACGTCCCTGATGCTCGCCGGGCGCCTTGTGTGACCGGTCACATTCATGCGAGGATTGTGACCGGTCACACTTGGGTCGTCAAGAGACCGTAACGAGGGATTCACGCGGACCTCCGCTCCCCGACGACGGGACGAGGTCAGGAGGGGGAGCACCTTGACCGGCACGGCGGATGCGGCGCACACGGCCTCCAAGCAGCGCCAGGACGAGTTCACTTGGGGGCATCAGGCCCTTCGGGCCGACTTCGCCGTCGCCGCCGACGGAACCCTGCGGCTGGTCCGCCTGGCCCACTCCGACGACGATCGCCCCGCCGCCCCGCACTCCGCGCTCCCACTCGTGGAGCTCACCGCTCTGGGGCACGGCAGCGGCTGGTCCGGACCCCGCTTCACCGGCACGGCCTTCGGCGCCCGGCTCGCCCACCGGACCCACCGCACGGACAGACGCGACGGCTGGGACCGGCTCACGGTCGAACTCCACGACCCCGGCACCGGATTGACGGCCTTCGTCGAGCTCACCTCACCCACCGGCGTGCCCGTCCTCCGCTCCCGCGTCCGGTTGCGCAACGAGGGCCGCGAGCCGCTGGTCGTCCAGTCCGTCAGCAGCCTCCTGCTCGGCGGCCTGCCCGCCCCGGACACCCTCGACGTCCACCGGGCCCGCAACGACTGGCTCGCCGAGTGCCGTTGGTACGCCGAGCCGCTGCGCGCCGCCGTCGCCGACATCCACGTCGACGTCCACGAGCACGACAGCCGGGCCGCCCTGGCCCTCACCGGGCGCGGCAGCTGGCCCACCGACGGCCATCTGGCCATGGGAGCGCTGACGGAACGCGGCGGCGGCCGGGCCTGGGCGTGGCAGGTCGAATCCCCGGCCGGCTGGCGCTGGGACGTGGGTGAACGCGCACACGGCAGCTACCTGGCGCTGAACGGCCCCACCGACGCCGAACACCAGTGGCGGGTCCGGCTCGCCCCGGGCGAGGAGTTCACCACCGTGCCCGGTGCCCTGGCGCTCGGCGCCGACCTCGACGCGGCGATCGGTGCCCTGACCTCCTACCGCCGGGCGATCCGCCGCCCGCACCCGGACCACACCGCCCTCCCCGTCGTCTTCAACGACTACATGAACACCCTGATGGGCGACCCGACCACGGCCAAGCTGCTGCCGCTCATCGACGCCGCCGCGGACGCCGGCGCCGAGTACTTCTGCATCGACTCGGGCTGGTACGACGACGACACCCGGGGCTGGTGGGACAGCGTCGGCGCCTGGCAGCCCTCGCCCCGCCGCTTCCCCGACGGCGGCATCCAGGCCGTCCTGGACCGGATCCGGGAGCGCGGGATGGTGCCCGGGCTGTGGCTGGAGCCGGAAGTCGTCGGGGTGCGCAGTCCCGTCGCGGCCGAGCTGCCGCCCGAGGCGTTCTTCCAGCGCGACGGGGTGCGCCTGACCGAACAGGGCCGCCACCAGCTCGACCTGCGGCACCCGGCCGCCCGCGCCCACCTCGACAAGACCGTGGACCGGATCGTCGGCGACTGGGGCGTGGGCTACCTCAAGCTGGACTACAACATCGTGGTCGACCCCGGGACCCGGGCCCCCGGCGACCTCGCTCCGGGGGCCGGGCTGCTGGGCCACGCCCACGCCTACCTGGACTGGCTGTCCGGCGTGCTGGACCGTCACCCCGGACTCGTCGTGGAGAACTGCGCCTCGGGCGGCATGCGCATGGACGGCGCCACCCTCGCCGTCGCCCAGCTCCAGTCCACCAGCGACCAGCAGGACCCCCTGCGCTACCCGCCCATCGCCGCCGCCGCGCCGACCGCGGTCCCGCCCGAACAGGGCGCTGTCTGGGCCTATCCGCAG from Streptomyces chartreusis NRRL 3882 harbors:
- a CDS encoding carbohydrate ABC transporter permease: MTAVWRYGRPSLVVLLAALAVGVPLWLVAVTSAKPQAEAIRPNLDLPRHWQPASNYADAVGQGEMLRGFLNSLLVVVPSVVLVLILGAGAAWVFARRTSKLVSAAYALCISGLLLPPAVITIVMELRQLGLSNTRPGMIAVYTGMYLSTSIFFMTGFIRAIPMELEEAARMDGASPSRIFWRIVLPLLRPVIATATIMVMLYAWSDIFYAFFVLGGGERATLPLNLYQVASAQLYLNNWHLVFAYVVVMSLPMVAVFLVGQRKIVSGITSGAVK
- the htpG gene encoding molecular chaperone HtpG → MTTETFEFQVEARQLLQLMIHSVYSNKDVFLRELVSNASDALDKLRLEKLRDDSLDADVSDLHIEIDVDKEARTLTVRDNGIGMSYDEVGQLIGTIANSGTAGFLKELREAQDAANAEGLIGQFGVGFYSAFMVADEVTLVTRRAGESQGTRWTSRGESTYTLEKVDDAPQGTSVTLHLKPADPENQLHDYTSPWTIREIVKRYSDFITWPVRMVPEKGDGEDAPEPETLNSMKALWARSRDEVSDDEYHELYKHISHDWREPLETIRLQAEGTFEYQALLFVPSHAPHDLFTRDFRRGVQLYVKRVFIMDDCEALLPPYLRFVKGVVDAQDLSLNVSREILQQDRHIRMMQRRLTKKVLSTVKEIRTKDADRYATFWREFGTVLKEGLVTDSENRDAILAVASFATTHAEDEPTTLAQYVERMKDGQEDIYYITGESRQSIENSPHMEAFRDKGIEVLLLTDAVDEVWVDAVGEYEGKKLRSVTKGEIDLDGEKDEKADGEREKQAEEYAGLLGWMREQLDEDIKEVRLSARLTVSPACVVSDAHDLTPALENMYRAMGQEVPRTKRILELNPDHLLVKNLNQAYKEREDRSGLVESAELLHTLAVLAEGGQPKDPARFVKLVADRLERTL
- a CDS encoding CBM35 domain-containing protein; translated protein: MAATLPAAGNAAAAADPQRLTVDLNASEGPVMLGANGSLYGLSDDGVPSDAAMEPLKITSISQKPEGGAQHPNGDALTVSKSFFRNGGGEINVMMQDIYAKWPYEDLGIDDYLPKVDKIAKEVSADPNSDRFVYIPFNEPDQIWYKLDVADQAQYEKNRDRFFKDWKTVYHRIRAIDPDARIAGPNEAAYHTRLLKDFLAFAKRENVLPQVMTWHELGSGSLRDFQAHYDDYRELEREAGIAPLKINIDEYANRRDLSVPGQLVQWISMFERNKVYANMAYWDAAGNLSGQVVRSNIPNGGWWLFRWYAGMTGDTVKVTPPQPNTIDTLQGLASLDTSRRQAQVLLGGSAGDSDVVVRGVPRSVFGRTVTATVAEAAWSGYEGQHAAPQVLARTKVKVADDGSVTVPLRGLHKMSAYRVVLTPGGSGTPSAASVPWSASYEAEDAAITDGKVYTQGTVQNANGYAASGTKDVGSLNQPGSKVAFSVTVPKDGTYDLAILYGNQSGGPATQKLSVDGGDPVTVTYPSTENWTYRAKKDVRVQLKAGTHQLTLSKGDAEVTLDRIDLTSRTGAPAASYEATLADISGKPSYDYTSSAGVGTGSLVLRSGDKAVFDVYAPRDGYYTVVPRASAAVKLSLHGETVTAAPGRPLRLYLVAGNNRIAMTSGHSAVRSLDVSGDGSTAGTLSYEGASATLAGGAKLVDSPHASAGSYIGWLGNSPSSTAEFPVEVPRSGRYLLVVHYAHNDRRDNGHAYNTDIMSRTADITVGSADPVRVTFKNTWSWDDYWTVGVPVDLAKGTNKVTFGNASAWAPNIDRIELGRVVG
- a CDS encoding twin-arginine translocase TatA/TatE family subunit yields the protein MFGLSELAIILIVVIAVIGARKLPELARSAGQSARILKAEARAAKDEEAGAGAAPRVVQGEIVPPGAGPTPPGARAADAPDPR
- a CDS encoding class F sortase, with translation MAASPVPPAEPGPTPSRRRLRTVVTVLWSVAALVLTVSMVAGRGESASDAGGPPHAPPAVSSASSAASAVPDAPPSSAAPHRPAASGAGRHLPRSRPVRLYIPKISVNAPFTDLVIGRTGQLEPPPAHDTNLVGWYAKGVSPGEAGTAIIAGHVDTATSPAVFAGLSELKKGDRFHVARADGSRATFVVDDAESFDKDDFPSERVYGDTPDAQVRLITCSGPYDRQARDYTENLVVFAHLV